The segment AAGGCGGTGGAAGCGGAGTACCAACATGAAAAAAGGCGCTAGACAATTGCTTTTCTACCTCTTCCTGCTGGCCCTCTGGCAACTCATTGCGGAGCTGAAGATCTGGCCACCCTATCTATTCCCAACTCCCCGAAGCGTTCTGGAGGCCTTGCGGGCAGGCTTTACCGACCAGAGTTTTTGGGTCAGCTTGGGCGTCAGTACGAGACGGATAGCTCTGGGCTACGGCCTCTCGGTGGTTTTGGGCATTTCGTTGGGCCTTCTCATTGCCACCAGCAGGTTCTTGAAAGAAACCCTGGGAGGACTGGTGGTGAGCTTGCAGAGCCTGCCCAGCCTGTGTTGGTTGCCGCTGGCCGTGCTCTGGTTCGGCCTCAGTGAGAAAGCGATCCTTTTCGTTGTCGTGATGGGTTCATTGCTCTCTGTCACGATCAGCACGGAACTGGGAGTTCGCCATGTCCCGAAGATCTATTCCATGGCTGGCCGCAATCTGGGAGCGCGCGGCCTTTCCCTCTTTGTGTTTGTGCTCTTGCCTGCCAGCCTCCCCCATCTGGTTTCGGGATTGAAACAGGGGTGGGCATTCGCCTGGCGCTCTTTAGTCTCCGGGGAAATGATCTTCGTGAGCCTCGGCCTCGGCCATCTGCTCATGATGGGCCGCGACCTGAATGATATGAGCCAAGTCGTCGCCGTGATGGTATTGATCGTGACCATTGGCTTCCTGGTGGATGGCCTACTCTTTCGGACCATTGAGAAAAGGATCCACCAGAAGTGGGGCACGGCGATGCCGGCCTAGTCCCAGCTTTTTGAATTGAAACGCGGCTTTCTCGGGCGTTTGGTATCGTTCCGCGGCGGAGCCAAGCCGTACGTGCTGAGAGCGCCAACGCAACCTGAGATCTTAAACGAAGCTACACGCGCTTGATGATGCTCGCAACACGGCCAGCATGGAAACGTTTACACGGGCAGTATCTGCCCT is part of the Candidatus Acidiferrales bacterium genome and harbors:
- a CDS encoding ABC transporter permease, encoding MKKGARQLLFYLFLLALWQLIAELKIWPPYLFPTPRSVLEALRAGFTDQSFWVSLGVSTRRIALGYGLSVVLGISLGLLIATSRFLKETLGGLVVSLQSLPSLCWLPLAVLWFGLSEKAILFVVVMGSLLSVTISTELGVRHVPKIYSMAGRNLGARGLSLFVFVLLPASLPHLVSGLKQGWAFAWRSLVSGEMIFVSLGLGHLLMMGRDLNDMSQVVAVMVLIVTIGFLVDGLLFRTIEKRIHQKWGTAMPA